CGACAATCCGTGTGAGAATTGCGGGACGCTGGACGCTCTCAACTGGTATCAGTGGGGAGGTGTCGGCGATAAGAAGGTTCTGTGCTCGACGTGTTGGATTCAGTGGAAGAAGTTCGCCGGGCTCAATCAGAAGCACGAGCTCGAGCGGTTCGACAAGACGCGGCCGCCACCGGTGGAGCCGGTAGCGCCGACGCCAGCGGCCTCAAATGGAACTCCAGCTTCTCAGAAGGCGGCTGCCACGGCGGCGGTGAACACGTTGACTCCacaacaacagcagcagcagcgcGCTGCCGCCGCCAACATGCTCATGACGCTGAACAGTGGTGATAAGCAGAATTTGTTGAATGTGGCAAAGGAGGCGCTGGCACGTGGCCAAATCACCCAGGAGCAATTTCTACAGCTACAGAAGAATTTCGCTCAGAAAATCCAGGCACAAATTCAACAACAGAttcagcagcagcaacagcgGCAGGCGCAAACGACGCCGCAAGTGGTCGCAACGCCCAGGGTAAggattggttgaaaattgcacgaaaaatcaaaaaaaaaaattgaaaaactcaattttggcCAAATTCCCACCAAAATGAGCTACGACCAATAAatgattcgctccgcccatttttcaaccaatcagcgtcgtCGAATACCGCACATTCCTATGATTGGTTGGAAAATGGGTGGAGctaatcgctgattggtcgcaggtCTAATTTCGGAGGAAACTCGGCCAAAATGGTAAAAAGCTCAATTTAGGCTTAATTCTcttcaaaatgagaactgcgaccaatcagcgattcgctccgcccaatTTCAAACCAACCAGCGCCGCGCATTcctctgattggttgaaaaatgggcggagctaatcgctgattggtcgcaggtCTTATTTTGGAGGAAACTCGGCCAAAATGGTAAAAAGCTCAATATAGGCCTAATTCTcttcaaaatgagaactgcgaccaatcagcgattcgctccgcccaatTTCAAACCAACCAGCGCCGCACATTcctctgattggttgaaaaatgggcggagctaatcgctgattggtcgtaACTCTCATTATATAGAAAACTGAGccaaaatctttaaaaaactgcatttttttcgtttttaaacccaaattttttccagaaaaagacGACTCCAGCCACAAAACCGGCCATCGTCTTTTACACGACAATCTGCCGACGAGCGGTTCGCCGGATTTTGCCGAAAAGCGCGTTCAACCTGAGAAAATTGTCCCGTCGGCCGAACCTCGCCATCGATGATGAGAAGATCCTCAGAGCTAGTGAGTTAAACcccggaaaattgaaatttttagcaaaaaaatcgatatttggCGTGTTCTGAGCcaattttgagccatttttgcATGGTTTTCAcactaaaattgaattttttaaaaggaaaattttgaaaatttcggttttttacgCCTATCTgcctaaaaattgcattaaaacgaaaaaatttgcaattttttaccaaaatgtcgatttttttcagaaatatcgatttttacaaccgaaaaaaatccagaatatTACCCAGATGTTGCAATTTTCGCACCAAAATTACGGTAgcgggtctcgacgcgaaaataaattttttgttgaatgcgAAAatctgtgcgcctttaaagggtactgtaatttccaattttttttttctgaattttatgcgatttttaatcaatattCCTGTTTCTATCGAAAACACcacgaaaatcgataaaaattgtgaaaactacagtactctttaaaggcgcagcacacttttttttgcatttcaccaaatttttcgtcgtgtcgagacccgccTACCATATAGCATATTTCCTACCATACCTACCTACCATATTTCCTACCATTGCCtaccatattttttttgctaaaaaaattcatttttaacattaaaaccATGCTAAAATGTGGTCCAAATgacaaaataatgaaatttttcgaattttttggctcaaatctgatttatacaaattttcagtgattatGCTCGACAAGAAGCACCTTCTGCAGTCGGCGCAGGCAGCCGCAGGCGATAAGAGAAGCCTGATTGTCGAGTCGGAATTCCATAAGGGAATCACACATTTACAACACGTAAGTCTTTTTTTTGTGGCAGCAGGGCGCACATGCATACACACAAGaaattttggataattttACAATACTCGGAATAcgaaaattcattaattttgaaaaaaaaatcgttgtcTTTGgcgaatttccaattttgaattaccgcACGGTTTTGTCTCgaaactccgcccatttttccgtgccgcactctgggttttttaaaattttggcgcatttttttcaattttcaagtttatgtCTTCAAAAATCACCCAATTATAACGGGAAATCGTGTAGAAATATGTTTTCACGTCGAAATTGTCAAAACCCAAAGTgcggcacggaaaaatgggcggagttgCGAAAAAGGTGcgcgcggtaattcaaattattacgggaacactgAATTCTAAGAATTCTGTGTATtgagcaacatatttgacgcgcaaaatatcttgtagcgaaaactacagtaattctttacatgactactgtagcgctagtcgatttacgggcccggttttttgatttttaaaactgattaAGGCCCGTAAATCGAAACACAAGTTCTatagtagtcatttaaaggattactgtagtttttcgccacgagatattttgcgcgtcaaatatgttgtgcaatacgcattctcagcaTTTTGTGTGTcccgttttttaaaatttaatatttttcgttATATTCTGATTgtgagtatttttttaaaaacaatatgaCCATTCATTACGAGAccataaaattcaaagaatgcgtattacacattatatttgacgcgcaaaatatctcatagcgaaaactactgtaattcttaaaatgactactgtagcgcttgtgtcgatttacgggatttCGATATgttttgtgttaaaaatttttttatcgattaacaaataatttccgtaaatcgacacaagcggtacagtagtaatttaaaggattactgtagttttcgctacgagatactttgcgcgtcaaatatgttgcgcaagtTCAAATTCTCACCcgtcaagtttcaaaaattttcaggctctGACTCAAGCTGCAACCGGCAAGCGAAGCGCCCCGCAGGCCGTGGCATCAGGCGAGCCGTCCGCCAAAATGGCAAAGGTATGAGCGAGCGAGTTTGTGAGgatgctgtttttttttcgatttttgcaaaacatttaatttttgatctacacgAACTATTTTTAATTCCTGAATCGAATCTATCTGGctgtcactttttttctttttttgatccGAACGGGCTTCTGGCCTCCCTCGCTGGCGTGTTTTTCGCTCAGCCAGAAGCGCGTGAaatcacgtggtgccaggctgtcctattacggtttgatctacaaaaaatgcgggaatttttagcctaaaaagagatgacgtcagcacgttcttaaccatgtgaaatcagttgagaactctgccgcattttttgtagatcaacgtagatcaagcctaAATCAGACACCCTGAAACACACACCACgagtgaaaaatgaacaatgtGTGCGATTTTCCGAATCCTAACCGCCCGGTATGCTTCGACTAACTAACTTCTAACTGCTTGTACTGGCTTCTTCTTCGTGATCTTCTTTCCTCCTGCTCGGTGTTGTGCTCGGTTTTCCTGTTCTTTCTCTGTCTTTCGGTCATGTCTCAGTGTCTCTCTACTTGGTTTTTCGTCGTTttccagcagcagcagcagcagctacCAACAGCTTTCGCTGCAAGTGGATCCTCCTCGTGGACACCGATCGTCGCACCGTCGCTAGAAGACGTTGGAAATTCGCTTCTCGCAGTCAATCATGCTATGAAGTGTGGTGGCGATGGTGGTGGTTGTGTCTCAAACAACGACGCTCCGATTCTCCGGCAATATCTCACGAACCATCAGGGTCCCGCCACGCGAATCGACAGCGTTCGGGAGCTGATGAGAACGCGAACCGACTCGAGATGGTTTGTGGTGAAGGATGAGGATGTGAAGATGCGGGCCGGGCCCCGAATGAAGTAAGCAAGTGGAGCAAATATATATAGATATATAGATATTGTACATTTGGGTCACTTGGTTTTTTGGTGGTAGTTTCTATTTTcactcttttcttttttcgttgcTCTCGTTCTCTGGTTATTTATTGGTTTACCATTTTatcacgtggagtcagaaagtcccatttcgctttgatctacgaaacATGCgcggagaagagacgcagacatctcatctgatttagcatggttaagagtgtgctgacgtcacatttttctgggcgaaaaattcccgcattttttgtagatcaaaccgcgatgagactttctgacaccacgtgttttaTTAGTatagaacaaaaaaacgtGGCAAACTGATTTTGACCCGCTTTTCTCACACATTTCTTCCCACTACTTCTTCCTTCCTCTCTCTTGTGCATGGGCTTCACCGCGATTTAGCTTAGTAAACGGCACCTTTTTCggtagtttttttcagttaatcattaaaaaatgaagtcagacgatctacagtaaccttgaGAACCTATCAAACTTACTACAGTAGGTTATGTAATTACAGTAACCTTGAGGAGCTGTCGTACTTAATAcagtagttttaaaaaagtaacgTTACAGTAGTTAAAGTATGAGAACCTATCAAACTTACTACAGTTGTTAAAGGATCTATGGTAACCTTGCAATACTTTAATTATCTGCAGTAACCTTACAGTAGTCAAattgctacagtaaccttgaGAAACTATCGCACTTGCTACAGTAGTTAGAggatctacagtaaccttacagTAGTTAAAGtatctacagtaaccataAATACCTATCGTACTTACTACAGTAGTTAGAgtatctacagtaaccctacagtagtTAAAGTATCTACAGTAACTTTGAAAGCTTATCAAActatctacagtaacctttcaATAGTTGAAgtatctacagtaaccttacagTAGTTAAAgtatctacagtaaccttagaGTAGTTAAAGTATCTACAGTATCCACGAGGACCTATCGTAATTCCTACAGTAGTTAAattagctacagtaaccttgaGAATTTATGAAACTTACTACAGTAGTCAGAGGATCTACAGTGGCCTTACAGTAGTTAAAGTATCTACCGTAACCTTGAGGGACTATCGTACTCACTGCAGTAGTTaatggagctacagtaaccttacagtagttcaattatcaaaatcaaattccacaattttgaaatattatttcctGGATTAGGATGGAATTTTTCTCGTTTACAATGCAAACAGccaagtaaaaaattttttaaaaagaaattctgatttcagataaagtaaaaaaaacacatttttttgcagaactaAACGACGGAACCTACTCACTCGTCACGAAAGCCGCCGAATCGCCCGTCATCCTTGCGAATTCCATCAATTTCTTGAACCATTCTGTCCCATAATATACCCATTCTTTACGGGGCCCCTACAGCAGTCCCGCACCACTGAATCATGATCTTCTTCACTAATGTATTCTTTCTTttatttcttcgtttttcaaaaaaaaaaaaaaagtctcccgaatatttttattgatttattgtttaaaaatctctGTTCTCCCATatttttatcttctttttatttattttttttctttccttcgACAAAAATCGAACATAATCTCTTATCCCTccatctgaatattttttactcattcgttttgaaattgtattgtttcgtttttatcggcaaaaatttgaataaaaacacatttcggtctcaataaatcaaattcacagcttttttattaatttcaaatttaagtgacggaagaaaaatggaaaaggaaaattggaaaattaataaaaaagaattttcttaaaaaaacatttgtttcacCAAGTggtttgtgtgtgtgtatgtgtgtgtgtgtgtgtgtgcttgGAGGaagaaaattgttggaaatttctCTGGGGTCTCTCGGTTCTCGTGCTCTCTCGtcttttgtgtgtgtgtgtgtgtgtgcgtggGCGTGTTTGGGgaataaattgaaagaaacaatattgatttttgtcgattttgtTGTGGACGGGCGGGATTATTTAAACgattaaacgaaaaaaaaagtttgacaacTCGTTGAACCGGcggatttatcgattttttcaataaaaaatcaataaacttgCGCGGCGCCACGTGTCATCTCGCTCCTTTTCTCAGTGCACTTCTTGGTCGAGCAAGTCGGTTGGAACGGTGGTCGGCGACTTTTTCTCCGATGGCTGAACTTTTGCAATCTCTTCCATCACTGGTACTGGGCCACTGAAAGCAGAAATTTGGGGGTTTCGATGTGTgagattatttattttttctgggaTTCAGGAAAAATTAGGAGCAAGAGTCGAATTTTTCTTGCAaggtggccgagaaaaatcgaaaattcggcCATTCTTAAgttcagttgatttttttccgaaatacAACTAtttaattcataaaaaaatggatttcaaatttttttggttaaaaaaaattttatttaaaaaaactttaaaagctttaaaaatatagtttttcatccAGAATATCGATGTTAGGATGTCCCAGTACGGGTtggtctacaaaaaaatgcgggagttcttcgcccaaaaaaaagtgacgtcatcacgttcttaaccatgcgaaatcagttgagaactctgcgtctcttctctcgCATTTtatgtagatcaacgtagatcaatccaaaattagacactctgacaccaagggaaaaagtaaaactacagtactttttaaaggctcACGCctttttcgcatttaacaaaaattagtcGTTTCgtgaccgggtaccgtattgtTGGCGCAAAAATCGCGAAATCGTGGAGCGCCGGTAACATCGATTTttaagacatttttcagagaaatcggCTTTTGCCGGTTGTAGCAATGCACCACATTTTACGCGCAAGTTTGACAAcgccacgtggtgtcagagtgtcccagtTCGCATTGATCTACaagaattgccggaaattagaCGCGTCTAGACGCAGATTTCtaaattcatttcatccagaaaatttccacaaatttgtagatcaaaccgctataaggctaaaaattttaaaacattaccTGCTCATTCCGGCGACATTCGACGAATGAGGGAACACCCGAACGGGCGGCTCGTTGGGAGAATTATCCGGCGAGGCGAACGCTGCGAATCTGGTGGTACCGACCATTGCGGCGGCAGTTGGAATTGCCAATGAGAATGCCAACAGAAGACTTCCCAGAGTGAACATTCCAAATCCAACAGTCTTCCACAAACGCATCGGATCTTGAAGGATGATTTCCAGCTTGTCACGTGGCACATAGAGACCACCGTTCTCGTCCTGGAAATTATATAAGTTTTAGGATAAATTTCAGCGCTGCTTTTTCAGAAGTTCCCAGAAccttccagaattttccagagCTTTCCAGAGTTTATTGGAACTTTTAAGAACTTCCCAAGTtgttctatatattttttgaatcttcctaaagttactcaaaaaattcccatttaccgtcaaaacaattttctcaaaaatatcgTATTTTCCGCGAacacatcaaaaaattggggTTCCCGCCAAAACCTTTTTCTccgtaaatttgaatttcccgcgaaaattttttatcaaactgCGAATTTTCCGctaatgttttttctcaaaaaaaaaggactcCCCGCttattttcactgaaaatttcaatctcCCGcctaaaattcttttttttgccaaatttcacACAAACCTGGTAGAGAACAAAACGCTCGATGGACTGTTCGATGTTTCTCTCCTCTCTCCATGTATACCCAATACAGATGGTAACGGCTCCAGCGATCAGGAACAACAGCCCGATGATTGTGCAGATTCGGCAGACCAAGAGGCCTCTCCGTTGAGCCGGTGGCGGTGGTAGCAAGTACCACGCTGCTCCGCTCATCGGACCACCCATCGCGCCGCCACCCTCCACATCATCACCGGTTGGTGTCACATAGAATTGGTGAAGGTAGTTCTTGATTCCAAAGTTTCGAGGTGCGCTTacctaaaacaattttttttattgatttttcgcaaattgttgaaatttttttgagcttggaacttttttgaaattcgattaCACTAAAATTAGTCTctgaaaacttctttttttttgaattttgcaaaaaataataaaggctagttatatttaaatttccgcgCAAATTAATGATCTATatttaacctttttttcaagcttaatttttcaaatttggagacatttttctgtaaaaaagcCTGCTCATCAGAAATGAAAAAGATTCTATGGACCtctaaaattggaataaaattgagaattgaACTTCTTTATAagttccaaaataaaaaaaacataaaaaatttagaaaagttctataatttttacattttagtttttttttttttaattatgttttttgaGACTGTTTGTAGGGAAAAACCCGACAAACACTCTACCTTTAAGTtcccaaaaagtgaaaaaaggtgtttgaattttttccgaatcagaattttcagctaattatAAAGCATAGGGCTTCCACGCCGGCGCCAAAACGCCTGCCGGCCTCGCCTTGcggcgacctccgcctgcctcaCGCCGTGCCTCCTGTATAATcgaacccgaaaagtgtcggccgcggcgAAAGAATCACTTTTCGCACTACGTGGTGTGAACACCAACTTTTTGGATTCTCGCCATAGTGCTGAAAAGAGGCGagaggcaggcgtcaggccctgaaaccgcgcaTGCCTCTCATGGAAACCCTAgtaaagtattaaaaaacatGCAGAGTTAAAAAATGCAACCAAAAACTACCTCATCGACCAGCGCAGAAGGTTTGGCTGTCCCTGGAGACAGCTTCTCCTTTTTGTTGCTACCCAGACGAAATCCGGTCATGTCATGCggatctgaaaatgaaacttttgaatattatataaaaatcaggattatcaaaatataaattgaagaactaaaaaaataagaaaaaaaatctgaaaacttgaaaagaaCAGCCTAATTTTTGCCATATTTGCCAAAatgttgccgaaaattgaaatttttaactgtaaaattaaaaatggcaattttggcaatttcccaataatttcagaaaccgGCTTCCTAAAATTTCAGCAGTTTTTGTCATACCGACCATAAAAATTggcagcaatttttttcatattcctcTCTATTCCAtctatttcatcaaaaattgcacatcctgaatttttaataaatgcaCCGCCACCACCAATTCTCCGAgcaattgctcatttttcgccgaaatcgttttctttctttttttgcaagatGAGGAAATATATTCATGTCAAAATAAATCAGGAAGTCCAATTTTCCCGAAGAAAGCGATTTGAGACGACATGTTGTATGTTTAAAAGGAGAGAAATGGGTGCTCGTCAATCCTTGATGACGTCATCTGACGTGCGTCAAGTTTTTTTGCCGATGGAGAAGAGAGAAATTTGAGGAGAGGAGATGGAAAGGCAGCACCTTTTCACTTGTTTTGACCAGAGAAAAAGAACAACTAGGCCAGGATAATAGTTGAACTAGAGCTACCATGCAGGCGCCAAAATGCCTGCCTCACGCGAACCGCGCCTCCTGTTTAGtggaacccgaaaagtgtcggccgcggcaAAAAACCACGTTTCGCACTGTGTGGTGTAAACACGCAAGCAGGTTGGAGGCAGGcgctgaaaccgcgcctgcctcctATGGAAGCCCTACCTTGGACAAGTTCTATAGccttttctctgaaaaaaacggCTTATTCAAAAACTCCCAAGCTTTGtgtccgaaaaaaaaagttcggccactcTTATagaataatattattttacaATCGgaacgccaaaaaaaatttaaagaggCCCGAATTTGAGTCCAAAAAAGCGtcattaaaaatacaaaaaaataatgaaaaatcttttagattttttggacTTTCGGACgccaaaaattgctgaaaatcaatttctacaaatttctTGACACTAAAATCCCAAAAACTCTGCGCATTGTCGCGCGGcctaaaaattgggaaaactcggccatcataattatttttaaaatttctctagTTCAGCTTTCCATGAAAACGCTCAGTTTACAGCAGGGGtgggcaaattttttttcggggaaattt
This is a stretch of genomic DNA from Caenorhabditis elegans chromosome V. It encodes these proteins:
- the nrsn-1 gene encoding uncharacterized protein (Confirmed by transcript evidence) produces the protein MTGFRLGSNKKEKLSPGTAKPSALVDEVSAPRNFGIKNYLHQFYVTPTGDDVEGGGAMGGPMSGAAWYLLPPPPAQRRGLLVCRICTIIGLLFLIAGAVTICIGYTWREERNIEQSIERFVLYQDENGGLYVPRDKLEIILQDPMRLWKTVGFGMFTLGSLLLAFSLAIPTAAAMVGTTRFAAFASPDNSPNEPPVRVFPHSSNVAGMSSGPVPVMEEIAKVQPSEKKSPTTVPTDLLDQEVH